One genomic window of Cupriavidus oxalaticus includes the following:
- a CDS encoding glycosyltransferase family 4 protein, translating into MVRALATRGCDVRVFPNEHALELGLPIINVEEVSGFLSEKKDLFIYHFCAAWPPGEALLKELTCTRIVKYHNITPARFFDGINAEYVEHCQAARATIPAIASELDALWGDSSYNVEEFLGHGVNADCCAVIPPFHHVEELFAEPDDPAWASLLSDGKRNIVVVGRLAPNKGHPLLLKAFAELRKKHDDVRLVIIGSKDSRLRAYHEALDSLVTSLGLEGAVRMAGKVSGRVLATVYRHADLFAITSEHEGFCVPLIEAMAFGVPVVALGTSAVPETMGDAGWLVTSDDAKDFAARMDEALSTHGHDLERMHMRGRQRFHNRYSTSATERRFLEVVGPYLAPVRRPVRAIHQFHSGTAFGDAVTNSMLMMRGMLRDLGFASEVYAQHVAPELAGAICPHTDLRPGPDDVVIIHHSMGHDLDEWVSGLGGHKLLCYHNITPAEFFPPDSPFRHYSVKGRRQVREFMSRMDAAIAVSALNARELIDCGYTDVEILPLLIDTDEIKSRLWNEQLVLSESGCLTVLFVGRVSPHKGHLDVLQAFACLLEMVNQPVRLVFVGGFDAEDPYYRQLCDRIAELGIQSAVTFTGKVSNEDLVAWYRIADVFLCLSDHEGFGIPVIEAMSLDLPVVAFDSSNIADTLGGAGVLIHSKNPLAVAGLVKTIMFDRALRRQIVEAQRVRALDFSRGTLLADFAAFLERQGILADVRRPKVEKIPDQAPIRFQVEGPLETSYSLALVNRQVAFGLAARFPGMVSALPTEGPGRYPVDQKQLAAIPGLADLVAKSSEVESIGTVVRNLYPPRVADARGSRNILCFAWEETGLDPDWVVRFNTWLDGIGAASSFVKKILRDNGVRTPITVYGHGVEHVPMPSGNGGALNLRPGFRFLHVSSCFPRKGVDVLINAYVKEFAGDPDVVLVIKTFPNPHQSVRQLIESLSSREGCPAIELIEADLGSEEVAQLYRACNAFVAPSRGEGFGLPMAEAMRFGLPVITTNYGGQTDFCTEETAWLVDYKFAHAQSHMNLSDSMWAEPDLDSLRRQMRAVRSAFAQEVERKVATARAFIAERCNWQSSADKLIALDDYCASVDPLHGSRPVKLGWFSSWNTKCGIAIYSGFLISQLNAAEFDVRIFASHASETLEPDDGRVVRCWTDQFGNIDGLLTAISEANLDVLVIQHNFAFLSMQGLAAVLNHCHRLGITTVVTFHSTADVTFAGVHSSLGQIASELRLASRLLVHSVDDVNRLKGFGLVDNVAIFPHGVMYRARQSQEAARQATNLPVSGKVVAAYGFMLPHKGFEQLIEAFATLLTKHPDSHLLMVCALYPQPVSEDTLRRCVHLAQSLGCASRVRFVSDFLPDEASMALLDCADLVVFPYQNTAESSSAAVRYGLASRRAVACTPLQIFSDVDSAVHRLPGTAPADIARGLDELLSSPEKLAATAGAQDRWLQAHAWPMLGYRLGGMLQGLRLDDAVARKEALNS; encoded by the coding sequence ATGGTACGCGCACTGGCTACACGTGGTTGCGATGTGCGCGTTTTTCCCAACGAGCACGCGCTAGAGCTCGGTCTGCCAATTATCAATGTCGAGGAAGTATCTGGATTTCTGAGCGAAAAGAAAGACCTGTTCATATATCACTTCTGCGCTGCTTGGCCTCCGGGAGAGGCGCTGCTGAAGGAGCTGACTTGCACGCGTATTGTCAAGTATCACAATATTACGCCGGCTCGGTTCTTCGACGGCATCAATGCTGAATATGTGGAGCATTGCCAGGCTGCGCGTGCAACCATCCCTGCCATTGCGTCTGAACTTGATGCCCTCTGGGGGGACTCCTCGTACAACGTTGAGGAATTCCTCGGTCACGGAGTGAATGCTGACTGCTGCGCAGTCATTCCGCCTTTCCATCATGTCGAGGAACTGTTCGCCGAGCCTGACGATCCTGCTTGGGCATCGTTGCTCTCGGACGGTAAGAGGAACATTGTTGTTGTCGGGCGCCTGGCCCCCAACAAGGGCCATCCGTTGCTCCTTAAAGCCTTTGCAGAGTTGCGCAAGAAGCACGACGATGTGCGTCTGGTCATCATCGGCTCCAAGGATTCCAGGCTCAGAGCGTACCATGAGGCGTTGGACAGCCTGGTTACCTCGCTCGGATTGGAAGGTGCGGTGAGAATGGCTGGAAAGGTCAGCGGTAGGGTCCTTGCGACCGTATATCGGCACGCGGATCTGTTCGCCATCACGAGCGAGCACGAAGGTTTTTGTGTGCCATTGATCGAGGCAATGGCCTTTGGTGTTCCTGTGGTGGCGCTTGGAACCAGCGCGGTGCCGGAAACCATGGGCGACGCCGGATGGCTGGTGACCAGCGATGATGCTAAAGACTTCGCTGCGCGCATGGATGAAGCGCTGTCGACGCACGGTCACGACCTCGAACGCATGCATATGCGAGGCCGGCAGCGATTCCATAACCGGTATTCAACCAGTGCGACCGAGCGCCGCTTCCTGGAGGTCGTCGGGCCGTACTTGGCGCCGGTGCGCAGACCGGTGAGGGCGATTCATCAGTTCCATTCTGGTACCGCCTTTGGAGACGCTGTGACCAATTCGATGCTGATGATGCGCGGCATGCTGCGCGATCTCGGCTTCGCGTCTGAAGTCTATGCGCAGCACGTTGCCCCGGAGCTTGCCGGGGCCATCTGCCCCCATACCGATTTGCGGCCTGGGCCGGACGATGTCGTCATCATCCATCACTCGATGGGCCACGACCTGGATGAATGGGTATCTGGCTTAGGTGGACACAAGCTACTGTGCTATCACAACATTACTCCGGCGGAGTTCTTCCCGCCGGACTCTCCATTCCGGCACTACTCGGTAAAGGGCCGGCGCCAGGTCCGGGAATTCATGTCGCGTATGGACGCGGCTATTGCTGTATCGGCATTGAACGCCAGGGAGCTGATTGATTGCGGCTACACGGATGTAGAGATCTTGCCGCTTTTAATTGATACCGACGAGATAAAGTCGCGACTCTGGAATGAGCAGCTTGTTTTGTCGGAATCCGGATGTCTGACCGTGCTATTTGTCGGTCGTGTGTCCCCCCACAAAGGTCACCTGGATGTGCTACAAGCATTCGCTTGCTTGCTTGAGATGGTGAATCAGCCTGTAAGGCTCGTTTTCGTGGGAGGCTTTGATGCCGAAGATCCCTATTACCGGCAACTGTGCGACCGCATCGCAGAGCTGGGAATCCAGAGTGCCGTGACCTTTACCGGGAAGGTTTCCAATGAAGATTTGGTGGCCTGGTACAGGATTGCTGATGTATTTCTGTGCCTCAGCGATCACGAAGGTTTTGGCATTCCAGTGATTGAGGCGATGAGCCTGGATTTGCCTGTGGTTGCTTTCGATAGCAGCAACATTGCGGATACGCTGGGCGGAGCGGGGGTTCTGATCCACAGCAAGAACCCGTTGGCTGTGGCAGGTCTTGTCAAGACTATTATGTTTGACAGAGCCCTGCGCCGGCAGATTGTTGAAGCGCAACGCGTGCGTGCGCTCGATTTCTCCCGAGGCACCTTGCTGGCCGATTTTGCCGCATTCCTTGAGCGCCAAGGGATCCTGGCTGACGTACGGCGGCCGAAGGTTGAGAAAATTCCTGATCAGGCGCCGATTCGATTCCAGGTTGAGGGACCGCTCGAAACGAGCTATAGCCTTGCCTTGGTGAACCGACAGGTTGCCTTTGGTCTTGCCGCCAGGTTTCCGGGCATGGTGTCAGCGCTGCCGACCGAAGGGCCGGGACGCTACCCAGTCGATCAGAAACAACTCGCGGCCATTCCAGGCCTTGCCGATCTTGTTGCCAAATCCTCCGAGGTAGAGAGTATTGGCACCGTGGTGCGCAATCTTTATCCTCCGCGTGTCGCAGATGCCCGCGGAAGCAGGAACATCTTGTGCTTTGCATGGGAGGAGACTGGCCTTGATCCGGACTGGGTGGTGCGCTTCAATACCTGGCTGGATGGTATCGGCGCAGCCTCGAGCTTTGTGAAGAAGATTCTTCGGGATAACGGTGTTCGCACGCCTATTACTGTCTATGGACACGGCGTGGAGCATGTTCCGATGCCTTCGGGTAATGGCGGCGCACTTAACTTGCGGCCAGGCTTCCGTTTCCTCCATGTGTCATCCTGTTTTCCTCGCAAAGGCGTTGATGTCCTGATCAACGCCTATGTGAAGGAATTCGCCGGGGATCCAGACGTGGTGTTGGTAATCAAGACGTTTCCAAATCCACACCAGTCGGTACGACAACTGATCGAATCTCTAAGCTCGCGCGAAGGATGCCCGGCCATCGAACTGATCGAAGCGGATCTTGGCAGTGAGGAGGTTGCACAACTCTACCGCGCCTGCAACGCGTTCGTAGCGCCATCCCGGGGTGAGGGCTTTGGCTTGCCGATGGCAGAGGCGATGCGCTTTGGCTTGCCCGTCATCACTACAAACTACGGTGGCCAAACTGACTTCTGCACTGAGGAAACCGCATGGCTTGTGGACTATAAGTTCGCGCATGCCCAATCCCATATGAATCTGTCGGATTCGATGTGGGCTGAGCCCGATCTCGACAGCCTCCGGCGCCAGATGCGGGCCGTCAGGTCGGCATTCGCGCAAGAAGTTGAGCGCAAGGTGGCGACGGCACGCGCCTTCATCGCAGAGCGCTGCAATTGGCAATCCAGTGCCGATAAGCTGATAGCGTTGGATGATTACTGTGCCTCCGTTGATCCGTTGCATGGCAGTCGGCCGGTCAAGCTGGGCTGGTTCTCTTCCTGGAATACGAAATGCGGGATCGCGATTTATTCGGGATTTTTGATTTCGCAGCTGAATGCTGCAGAATTCGATGTACGCATTTTTGCTTCGCACGCGAGCGAGACGCTCGAGCCTGATGATGGGCGAGTTGTGCGGTGCTGGACCGACCAGTTTGGAAATATCGACGGCCTGCTCACGGCCATCTCGGAGGCGAATCTGGATGTGCTCGTTATTCAGCACAATTTTGCCTTTTTGTCGATGCAGGGGCTTGCGGCGGTGCTGAATCATTGCCACCGACTCGGTATCACTACCGTGGTGACGTTCCATTCCACGGCGGATGTGACGTTTGCCGGGGTCCACTCCTCGCTGGGGCAAATTGCCTCCGAGCTCAGGTTGGCGTCGCGACTGCTTGTGCATAGCGTTGACGATGTGAATCGATTGAAGGGCTTCGGTCTGGTAGATAATGTCGCGATCTTCCCTCACGGGGTCATGTATCGGGCACGGCAGAGCCAAGAGGCCGCCAGACAGGCGACAAATCTGCCGGTCAGTGGAAAAGTTGTTGCAGCTTATGGTTTCATGCTGCCGCACAAAGGGTTCGAGCAGCTGATTGAGGCATTTGCCACGCTCTTGACCAAGCATCCGGATAGCCATCTGTTGATGGTGTGTGCCTTGTATCCCCAACCGGTTTCGGAAGACACACTCCGGCGATGTGTCCATCTGGCCCAGTCCCTTGGATGCGCATCTCGGGTTCGCTTTGTATCTGATTTCCTGCCCGACGAAGCCAGCATGGCGCTGCTGGATTGCGCCGACCTGGTCGTATTCCCGTACCAAAATACAGCGGAGTCATCCAGCGCGGCGGTGCGCTACGGGCTTGCTTCCCGGCGCGCTGTGGCTTGCACACCATTGCAGATTTTTAGTGATGTAGATTCAGCCGTGCATCGATTGCCGGGCACGGCTCCCGCGGATATCGCGAGGGGGCTGGATGAACTGCTTTCTTCTCCTGAGAAACTCGCGGCGACTGCCGGTGCACAAGACCGTTGGCTGCAGGCACATGCTTGGCCGATGTTAGGCTACCGACTGGGTGGGATGCTGCAAGGCCTTCGCCTTGACGACGCCGTCGCCAGGAAGGAAGCTCTCAATTCATAA